A region of Allocoleopsis franciscana PCC 7113 DNA encodes the following proteins:
- the carA gene encoding glutamine-hydrolyzing carbamoyl-phosphate synthase small subunit yields the protein MPVSAATPALLVLADGTSYQGWSFGATGTAIGEVVFNTAMTGYQEVATDPSYCGQIVTFTYPELGNTGVNPEDEESAHPHIRGAIARNICWRPSNWRSTQSLPDYLKERNIPGIYGIDTRSLTRKLRSSGAMNGGISTEILDAGELLKQVTAAPSMAGLNLVREVTTTEVYEWSDPTDSHWEFGPVVDGNNRELLTVVAIDFGIKRNILRRLASYGCRVIVVPADTSPEEILKHNPDGIFLSNGPGDPAAVSEGIETTKALLKQEKPVFGICMGHQILGLSMGAETFKLKFGHRGLNHPAGLQRQVEITSQNHGFAINADTLDAEVEITHLNLNDRTVAGLRHKSLPFFSVQYHPEASPGPHDADYLFEQFVQTMRSSQSLQSAS from the coding sequence ATGCCTGTTTCAGCAGCTACACCTGCTCTGCTCGTACTGGCAGATGGGACATCTTACCAGGGTTGGTCTTTTGGAGCCACTGGCACCGCCATTGGAGAGGTTGTGTTTAACACTGCCATGACGGGTTATCAGGAGGTGGCAACCGACCCCAGCTACTGTGGTCAGATTGTCACCTTTACCTATCCCGAATTAGGCAATACAGGGGTCAACCCAGAGGATGAGGAATCTGCACATCCTCATATCCGGGGCGCGATTGCTCGTAATATTTGTTGGCGTCCAAGTAATTGGCGTTCCACTCAGTCCTTGCCCGACTATTTAAAAGAACGCAACATCCCTGGAATCTACGGCATTGATACCAGATCCCTAACCCGAAAACTTCGTTCATCGGGTGCGATGAACGGCGGCATTTCCACCGAAATCCTTGATGCTGGGGAATTGCTGAAGCAAGTGACGGCTGCTCCTAGTATGGCTGGATTAAATCTGGTTCGGGAAGTGACAACCACAGAAGTCTACGAGTGGTCTGATCCTACCGATAGTCATTGGGAGTTTGGTCCCGTTGTTGATGGGAACAATCGCGAACTCCTGACGGTTGTAGCCATAGACTTTGGCATCAAACGCAACATCCTGCGGCGTCTAGCCAGCTACGGTTGCCGTGTCATCGTCGTTCCAGCGGATACATCTCCAGAGGAAATTCTCAAACATAATCCAGATGGGATTTTCCTCTCTAATGGGCCAGGAGACCCCGCTGCTGTCAGTGAAGGAATTGAAACCACCAAGGCTTTGCTAAAGCAAGAAAAACCCGTGTTTGGCATCTGCATGGGACACCAGATTCTCGGTCTTTCTATGGGGGCAGAAACCTTTAAGCTGAAATTTGGTCATCGCGGCTTAAATCACCCGGCTGGATTACAGCGGCAGGTGGAAATCACCAGTCAAAATCATGGTTTTGCGATTAACGCTGATACTTTAGACGCTGAGGTGGAAATTACTCACCTCAACCTGAATGACCGCACTGTGGCTGGATTGCGTCATAAATCTTTACCTTTCTTTTCGGTACAGTACCACCCTGAAGCCAGCCCAGGCCCACATGATGCAGACTATCTTTTTGAGCAGTTTGTGCAAACAATGCGCTCAAGCCAATCCCTGCAATCTGCCAGTTAA
- a CDS encoding HARBI1 family protein, translating to MDSCEQPIPRPKDYQEQKKFYSGKKKNHTLKNQLIVTPNGQEIVDVIVGKPGPTSDINIWREGQSKLAPTQKFKGDKGYIGEVQIETPQKKPRARELSQEEKQKNREKASERIFVEHVIRLLKIFRVAQERFRLRAKSYQRIILLVCGLVRLRIGTLFINSSVCD from the coding sequence GTGGATAGCTGTGAACAGCCAATACCGAGACCCAAGGACTATCAAGAACAAAAAAAGTTTTATTCAGGCAAAAAGAAAAACCATACTTTGAAAAATCAATTAATTGTCACACCAAATGGACAAGAGATTGTAGATGTTATAGTGGGAAAGCCAGGGCCGACTAGCGACATAAATATTTGGAGAGAAGGTCAATCCAAGTTAGCTCCAACACAAAAATTCAAAGGAGATAAAGGCTATATAGGAGAAGTCCAAATAGAAACTCCTCAAAAAAAGCCGAGAGCCAGGGAATTAAGCCAAGAAGAAAAACAAAAAAATCGAGAGAAAGCGAGTGAGAGAATATTTGTTGAACACGTAATTAGATTACTAAAGATTTTCCGTGTAGCCCAAGAAAGGTTTCGCCTAAGAGCCAAGAGTTATCAGAGAATAATTCTTCTAGTGTGTGGATTAGTCAGATTAAGGATTGGGACGTTATTTATAAATAGCTCAGTCTGCGACTAA
- a CDS encoding helix-turn-helix domain-containing protein, producing MSNIPEYLEKNQQESKRLIGLEYEQLQQLIAAAELLHQQKDIEIEQRKVRINKAGGGRRPKLSVKDQIILTLVYLHPEPTFQMLGVQFGVSESTANDIFHYWSELLRELLSASLLEQVKKIPVSINGCKKFSPSWS from the coding sequence ATGAGTAATATACCAGAGTACCTTGAAAAAAATCAACAAGAAAGTAAACGATTAATTGGACTAGAGTACGAACAGTTACAGCAATTAATAGCTGCCGCTGAATTATTACATCAACAGAAAGATATCGAGATTGAGCAAAGAAAAGTAAGGATAAACAAGGCAGGAGGAGGTAGAAGACCAAAACTATCAGTCAAAGACCAAATAATATTAACTTTGGTATATCTACACCCGGAGCCAACATTCCAGATGCTAGGAGTCCAGTTCGGAGTTAGTGAATCAACAGCGAATGACATATTTCACTACTGGTCAGAGCTATTGAGGGAATTGCTGTCTGCTAGTCTGCTGGAACAAGTAAAAAAAATCCCGGTGAGTATAAATGGGTGCAAGAAATTCTCGCCGAGTTGGAGTTAA
- a CDS encoding Mini-ribonuclease 3, producing MTSEEEESSKVLTTQSALSWAEVRFQQLSTITISPSRIQQVSPASLAYLGDAVYELYIRTCYLLPPRRPCDYHQQVVAQVRAESQAKILRSLEPHLTDPELQILRRGRNAATGHPRRLDRKIYQQATSLETLLGYLYLTDPQRLTQLLAHLDLDPR from the coding sequence GTGACATCAGAGGAGGAAGAGAGTTCAAAAGTTTTGACAACTCAGTCGGCGCTCTCGTGGGCGGAAGTGCGATTCCAGCAATTGAGCACTATCACGATTTCTCCATCCCGCATTCAACAAGTGTCACCAGCCTCCCTGGCGTATTTAGGAGACGCGGTTTACGAACTTTATATCCGAACCTGTTATCTACTACCACCTAGACGCCCTTGTGACTATCATCAGCAGGTAGTCGCTCAAGTCAGAGCGGAAAGTCAAGCTAAAATCCTGCGATCGCTCGAACCTCACCTTACCGATCCCGAATTACAAATTTTACGACGTGGGCGCAATGCCGCCACAGGACATCCCCGACGTCTTGACCGCAAAATTTATCAACAAGCGACGAGCTTGGAGACGTTACTCGGATACCTATATCTTACTGATCCCCAGCGTCTGACTCAGCTATTGGCTCATTTAGACCTCGATCCCCGTTAA
- the rlmB gene encoding 23S rRNA (guanosine(2251)-2'-O)-methyltransferase RlmB gives MPKPDRRPHATGKPKRGKPFRDSRENRKFSSAQDKPSDRQERSYTDKPKPGKPSRPQSSGPKLRHSQGAPADRIERRHAGKGKPHPQKSGSRPEPRGAKFESPYEARHRDRDTDKDRDRDRDRGGNTYPTQAKRHIPSKSVHKERQDSPNFEPTHPDATSGTDTSEDTDLIYGRHPVLAALENQRQLNRVWILPQLRYDPRFHSLLLQAKANGTIIDEVEPRRLSQITEGANHQGVAAQVAPYPYQDLGDLITKAKLSAEQPVLIVCDGINDPHNLGAIIRTAEALGAQGLIIPQRRAVGVTSTVVKVAAGALETFPIARVVNLSRALEDLKAAGFWIYGMAAGNGKLLHTVQFTGPIVLVVGSEGSGLSLLTQRCCDVLVSIPLQGKTPSLNASVATAMTLYETYRQRWSNILYLDTLPKDTFKKEV, from the coding sequence ATGCCTAAACCAGACCGCCGCCCTCACGCTACCGGCAAACCCAAGCGAGGGAAACCCTTTCGTGACTCGCGTGAGAATCGCAAATTTTCCTCGGCTCAAGATAAACCCTCTGACCGACAAGAGCGCAGCTACACAGACAAGCCCAAGCCGGGAAAGCCCTCTCGCCCTCAATCCTCTGGCCCAAAACTACGCCATTCCCAAGGAGCTCCCGCAGACCGAATAGAGCGGCGTCATGCTGGTAAGGGTAAGCCCCATCCCCAAAAGTCCGGGTCTCGACCAGAGCCAAGGGGGGCTAAATTTGAGTCACCCTATGAGGCTAGACACAGAGACAGGGATACAGACAAAGATAGAGATAGAGATAGAGATAGAGGGGGGAACACCTACCCAACACAGGCTAAGCGACACATTCCATCCAAGTCGGTACACAAAGAGCGTCAAGATTCGCCCAATTTTGAGCCAACTCATCCCGATGCAACTTCTGGGACGGATACATCGGAGGACACTGACTTAATTTATGGGCGTCATCCCGTCCTTGCCGCCTTGGAAAACCAGCGCCAGCTAAACCGAGTTTGGATTCTGCCCCAACTGCGCTACGATCCCCGTTTTCATTCCTTATTGCTCCAAGCCAAAGCGAACGGTACGATCATTGATGAAGTAGAGCCACGCCGCCTCAGCCAAATTACGGAGGGAGCCAATCATCAAGGTGTTGCAGCTCAAGTCGCCCCTTACCCCTATCAGGATTTAGGGGATTTAATCACAAAGGCTAAATTGTCAGCCGAGCAACCGGTACTCATCGTGTGTGATGGGATCAACGATCCCCATAATTTAGGAGCCATTATTCGCACGGCAGAAGCCCTAGGTGCTCAAGGTTTAATTATTCCTCAACGTCGAGCGGTCGGTGTGACCTCCACTGTCGTAAAAGTCGCCGCAGGAGCTTTAGAAACATTCCCTATTGCCAGGGTGGTCAATCTCAGTCGCGCTCTAGAGGACTTAAAAGCCGCTGGCTTTTGGATTTATGGCATGGCAGCAGGAAACGGTAAACTACTACACACCGTTCAATTTACAGGCCCGATAGTATTAGTCGTAGGCTCAGAAGGGAGTGGCTTGAGCTTGCTCACGCAACGCTGCTGTGACGTTCTGGTTTCAATTCCTCTACAGGGCAAGACCCCCAGCCTCAATGCCTCAGTAGCGACAGCAATGACTTTGTACGAGACTTACCGCCAGCGTTGGTCAAATATACTTTACCTGGACACTCTGCCCAAAGATACGTTCAAAAAAGAAGTGTGA
- a CDS encoding retropepsin-like aspartic protease family protein, with amino-acid sequence MARLNWKMDSSSEPSTPMPSQKRAPILLLSGTLSLTHVACSQVNSLWSPTEPTVPVANTPTPSPATPSPVKSSPIATPITQPTIDPKQAYDRAMDAAYSAETIAESAQSVGDWQLVITRWQEAIGLLKKVPSSSSYHAIAQPKIAQYQRNLGVAQQKASRPGSSASSNTEIPISPGAVFEPSSPTPSPTSNSKTPETAIPGATPKTNTDQKGVFTAPIKRRQSGTPVIDVTFNGTQTFEMVVDTGASGTVITQAMAKSLNIVPNGTVTANTASAKGVTFRTGIVESIAVEGAVEQKVRVSIGGADLDMGLLGQDFFSQYDVSIKQDVVEFRSR; translated from the coding sequence ATGGCACGTTTAAACTGGAAAATGGACAGTTCATCAGAGCCATCAACGCCCATGCCCTCTCAGAAGCGTGCCCCTATCCTTCTACTTTCAGGCACCTTATCCCTGACCCATGTGGCTTGTAGCCAGGTCAATTCTTTGTGGAGTCCAACGGAACCGACGGTGCCAGTGGCTAACACTCCGACTCCCAGTCCCGCTACACCTTCACCCGTTAAGTCTTCACCCATTGCTACACCGATAACCCAACCCACCATTGACCCAAAGCAGGCTTATGATCGGGCGATGGATGCTGCCTACAGTGCTGAAACAATTGCTGAATCGGCTCAGTCTGTCGGTGATTGGCAATTAGTAATCACTCGCTGGCAAGAGGCGATCGGGTTATTGAAGAAGGTGCCGTCTTCGAGTTCTTATCATGCGATCGCTCAACCGAAAATTGCACAATACCAGCGAAATCTAGGCGTAGCTCAACAAAAAGCCAGTCGCCCTGGTTCCAGTGCCTCATCAAACACAGAAATTCCTATTTCACCCGGAGCCGTCTTTGAGCCATCATCACCCACCCCAAGCCCAACGTCTAACTCCAAAACCCCTGAGACAGCAATACCGGGTGCAACACCTAAAACCAATACAGACCAAAAAGGGGTGTTTACAGCCCCGATCAAACGCCGCCAAAGCGGAACCCCAGTTATTGATGTTACTTTTAATGGCACACAAACCTTCGAGATGGTAGTTGACACAGGGGCAAGCGGTACTGTGATTACCCAAGCCATGGCAAAAAGCCTCAACATTGTTCCCAATGGCACAGTGACAGCAAATACCGCAAGTGCTAAAGGGGTTACGTTTCGCACAGGCATCGTTGAATCCATTGCCGTTGAGGGAGCTGTAGAACAGAAGGTGCGAGTCAGCATTGGTGGAGCCGATCTCGATATGGGGCTACTGGGTCAAGACTTCTTCAGTCAATATGACGTTTCGATCAAA
- a CDS encoding VWD domain-containing protein produces MRQIRFAAIAFMGLVAAIASSFIDPGTFFHRTLSFTLCSVLGFTSNLCYANLARNSGDRAVAAIPPKEQTQNTAPALDFSPYFQSTRPEFEGSEPTTKPETSNPPSNSSPPQPSPSAPINTPSSSDRTPEPSRLVPGSSGTSNEPCNPTLLTASAQPAKEVIVKGVPTSFKELVARVNSEGSNELFPTVARRLENGNVGVAVPIHPTKGVVGGNVQLSISSGNTTCSVLSFKIDPLTPAPGTTQRMFAKQQEFADQMYKAFGVRRAELLGDPKSLPEEALPLATVQYLLDHPRNPNSLKAILAGTAPILNGQKPDIQILDGIVANSGMIETLDSLLKRVSQLLTLSSDTLNENSLVAFNPLKTFAVKDSFLKEHSLTKTQMKQASIVKKLLDTTNPDVLARYCQLYDYGAIKDDPLYQSVTFLAGLITTAMSIAIPGGGSAVSLAVSIGMFAVNMVLKAMEAWMPFYVEKFTFDIDKPSLDLADNRTGRWNNVIIQTRSKGGSVDMSDIIDALMIAMGVKGKIGEAAELSKIARLQNQVDETARILDDARETYFRAFQAKNGVQRTGLTSAAQLDSELASAQRNMDRASDQWNEARRTLQAAKLEQDSALQKIGEVLDKIDSILNGTLSYIGGEANRKIIPIKPLYYSQVTLYSAQNPSTKYISTQMRRAAVSLESQNVYQSINRGDSDLVISPKFGSVKGACETWSPETKKVGSVEYAKRIVVNDKNDPKPQDGGGETWGEPHLVTFDRLKYDHHAVGEFILAKSTDGNFEIQVREAAVPASSQVALNTAAAMKVGNTRVAFYVKDFPDSDTTNSLRVDGKPTVIQGGSLSLPGGGSISQVNQGSYIVEWPTGERVGVKVDNFGSSALLDINPALPQTRQGQLIGLLGNFNGNPDDDLKSRDGKILPPQSTINQVSQITQNLTHWVPIPLNQVESLFLEQLHKQFGDSWRISQQESLFDYAPGKNTESYTNRAFPNGFQVLRMLLPAQVQTAEAACRQAGVPSERLEGCLFDVGVTGNADFAKVAANALTNVVRDRVEQQIRDRIPVPGGIKIPGLPF; encoded by the coding sequence ATGCGCCAGATTCGCTTCGCTGCGATCGCTTTTATGGGTTTAGTTGCTGCGATCGCAAGTTCTTTCATTGACCCAGGCACTTTTTTCCACCGCACTCTCTCCTTTACACTCTGTTCGGTTCTCGGTTTTACTTCCAATCTTTGCTATGCGAACTTGGCTAGGAACTCTGGCGATCGTGCAGTTGCTGCTATTCCTCCCAAAGAGCAAACACAAAATACTGCCCCAGCGCTTGATTTTTCTCCTTATTTCCAGTCAACTCGACCAGAATTTGAGGGGTCTGAGCCTACTACTAAGCCAGAAACTTCTAATCCACCCAGTAACTCTAGCCCTCCTCAGCCATCACCTTCTGCACCTATAAATACTCCTAGCTCTAGCGATCGCACTCCAGAACCGAGTAGGCTTGTTCCGGGAAGCAGTGGTACAAGTAATGAACCTTGTAATCCTACCTTACTAACTGCTTCTGCCCAGCCAGCAAAAGAGGTCATCGTTAAAGGCGTGCCAACAAGCTTCAAAGAGTTGGTTGCCAGGGTCAACTCTGAGGGCAGCAACGAACTCTTCCCAACAGTGGCCAGACGCCTCGAAAACGGCAATGTTGGTGTAGCTGTTCCAATACATCCAACTAAGGGTGTAGTAGGAGGGAATGTACAACTATCTATATCTAGTGGGAATACAACCTGTTCAGTCTTGAGCTTCAAGATCGACCCGCTAACTCCAGCACCTGGCACTACACAACGCATGTTTGCCAAACAGCAGGAGTTTGCTGACCAGATGTATAAAGCTTTTGGTGTTAGGCGTGCTGAGTTGCTTGGCGATCCGAAAAGTTTGCCAGAGGAAGCCTTGCCACTTGCTACAGTTCAGTATTTATTAGATCACCCTCGCAATCCTAATTCTCTCAAGGCAATCTTAGCAGGGACTGCTCCAATCTTGAATGGACAGAAACCCGATATTCAAATTTTAGATGGAATAGTAGCAAACAGCGGCATGATTGAAACACTTGATTCTCTGCTCAAAAGAGTCTCTCAACTTCTTACACTCTCTAGTGATACCCTGAATGAGAATTCACTAGTAGCATTTAACCCTCTAAAGACCTTTGCCGTCAAAGATTCTTTCCTGAAAGAGCATTCACTGACAAAAACACAAATGAAACAGGCTTCTATAGTTAAGAAGCTTCTAGATACGACGAATCCTGATGTATTGGCTAGGTACTGTCAGCTTTATGATTACGGAGCTATAAAAGACGATCCTCTATATCAGTCCGTAACTTTCCTTGCTGGTCTGATTACAACAGCAATGAGTATAGCAATCCCTGGAGGTGGTTCGGCGGTTTCTCTGGCAGTTTCGATTGGTATGTTTGCAGTCAACATGGTTCTTAAAGCAATGGAAGCATGGATGCCTTTCTATGTAGAAAAATTTACTTTTGATATAGACAAACCATCACTAGATTTAGCAGATAATAGAACAGGACGTTGGAATAATGTCATAATTCAGACTCGTAGCAAGGGCGGATCAGTTGATATGTCGGATATTATCGATGCTCTTATGATTGCTATGGGAGTGAAAGGAAAAATTGGAGAGGCTGCTGAACTATCAAAAATAGCTAGATTGCAAAACCAAGTAGATGAAACTGCCAGAATCTTGGATGATGCAAGAGAGACTTACTTTCGGGCATTTCAGGCAAAGAACGGTGTGCAGAGAACTGGTTTAACATCTGCCGCTCAATTGGATTCAGAACTGGCATCAGCCCAAAGAAACATGGATCGTGCTTCTGACCAATGGAATGAAGCGAGGAGGACACTGCAAGCAGCAAAGCTTGAACAAGACTCAGCACTGCAAAAAATTGGAGAGGTCTTGGATAAGATTGATTCAATCCTCAACGGTACGCTCAGTTACATAGGTGGTGAAGCCAATCGAAAGATAATACCAATAAAGCCTCTTTACTACTCACAAGTAACTTTATACAGCGCTCAAAATCCCAGCACAAAATATATCTCTACTCAAATGCGCCGTGCGGCTGTTAGTTTAGAGTCACAAAATGTTTATCAATCAATAAACAGGGGCGATTCAGATTTAGTTATTTCTCCTAAATTTGGCTCTGTTAAAGGTGCTTGTGAAACGTGGAGTCCTGAAACCAAGAAGGTAGGTTCTGTAGAGTATGCAAAAAGAATTGTTGTTAACGATAAAAATGACCCTAAACCACAGGATGGAGGAGGGGAAACTTGGGGTGAACCTCACCTAGTAACCTTCGATCGCCTAAAATACGACCACCATGCAGTTGGAGAATTCATCCTTGCTAAATCCACCGATGGTAATTTTGAAATCCAAGTCCGTGAAGCGGCTGTTCCTGCTTCATCCCAAGTCGCCCTAAATACCGCAGCCGCGATGAAAGTTGGTAACACTCGCGTAGCCTTCTATGTCAAAGATTTCCCCGACTCAGACACCACCAATTCCCTACGAGTTGATGGAAAACCAACAGTGATACAAGGCGGCTCTCTATCTTTACCAGGAGGCGGCTCTATCTCTCAAGTGAATCAAGGCAGTTACATCGTTGAGTGGCCTACAGGTGAACGGGTAGGTGTCAAAGTAGACAATTTTGGAAGTTCTGCCCTATTAGATATCAACCCCGCTTTACCGCAGACACGGCAGGGACAGCTCATTGGATTACTCGGTAACTTCAACGGCAACCCGGATGATGACCTAAAAAGCCGTGATGGGAAAATTTTACCTCCACAATCAACCATTAATCAGGTTAGCCAGATTACCCAGAATCTCACCCATTGGGTGCCCATACCGCTCAACCAAGTCGAATCCCTGTTTCTAGAGCAATTGCACAAGCAGTTTGGCGATAGTTGGAGGATTAGCCAACAAGAATCTCTCTTTGACTACGCCCCAGGTAAAAACACAGAAAGTTACACGAATCGTGCATTTCCCAATGGCTTCCAGGTACTAAGAATGTTATTGCCTGCTCAGGTACAAACCGCAGAAGCTGCTTGTCGGCAAGCCGGAGTACCTTCAGAGCGGTTAGAAGGCTGCCTCTTCGATGTGGGTGTAACTGGAAATGCCGATTTTGCCAAAGTTGCAGCTAACGCCCTCACCAATGTCGTCAGGGATCGGGTTGAACAACAAATTCGCGATCGCATTCCTGTTCCAGGTGGTATTAAAATCCCTGGCTTGCCTTTTTAG
- a CDS encoding STAS domain-containing protein: MPEPLTLTVSLRGTREVRENSQLFRLTGLLDAFSEATFRKVVSKHIDEGPTNIVLDLSKIDFVDSSGLGALVQLVKKAQSAGGTLQIVTNPRVTQTVKLVRLEKFLSLQPSVEEALENIKGS; this comes from the coding sequence ATTCCTGAGCCACTAACCCTGACAGTCAGCTTAAGGGGCACTCGCGAAGTTAGGGAAAATAGCCAACTTTTCCGCCTCACTGGATTGTTAGATGCCTTTTCGGAAGCTACCTTCCGTAAGGTAGTCAGTAAACATATTGATGAGGGACCGACAAATATTGTCTTGGACCTTTCCAAGATTGACTTTGTCGATAGCTCTGGCTTGGGTGCTTTGGTGCAGTTAGTGAAGAAAGCTCAAAGCGCCGGGGGCACATTACAAATTGTAACGAATCCCCGTGTAACTCAAACCGTCAAGCTGGTACGCCTGGAAAAATTTCTCTCGCTGCAACCCTCTGTTGAGGAAGCTTTAGAGAATATCAAGGGAAGCTGA
- a CDS encoding DUF1816 domain-containing protein — MKEVLIKILQFLGLAFWVEIVTDNPRCTYYFGPFFNEQEAVAAQGGYIEDLENEGAQGMIVKILRCKPNNLTIFEEDLGEQLEFQSMHTFSRQAS, encoded by the coding sequence ATGAAAGAAGTTTTGATCAAGATTCTCCAATTCTTGGGATTGGCTTTTTGGGTTGAAATTGTTACCGACAATCCCCGCTGCACTTACTACTTCGGACCTTTCTTTAACGAGCAAGAGGCAGTGGCAGCCCAGGGCGGATACATTGAAGACTTAGAAAACGAAGGGGCACAAGGCATGATCGTAAAAATACTGCGCTGCAAACCGAATAACCTGACGATTTTTGAGGAAGACTTGGGGGAGCAACTTGAGTTTCAATCCATGCATACCTTCAGCCGACAAGCGTCTTAG
- a CDS encoding alpha/beta fold hydrolase produces the protein MPEVSSQSINLNVHVKGEGFPILCLHGHPGLGRSMSVFTNHLSHRFLTLAPDLRGYGNSRAQFDFMMTDHLIDLEALLDRFQIDRCLVLGWSLGGILAMELALKLPKRVSGMILIATAARPRGSHPPISWEDNLYTGIASLINRVVPGWQWNIDTFGKRSLYRYLIQQHTPQAYEYLAFEAMSAYLQTSAAATRALNLALKSGYNRLPDLEKIQCPCLVMAGAGDRHITMESSRETAQHLKNSQWQCYPNTAHLFPWEISQQVLRDIDGWIQINPQVLT, from the coding sequence GTGCCTGAAGTATCTTCTCAATCTATCAACCTTAACGTTCATGTCAAAGGCGAAGGATTTCCCATACTCTGTCTGCACGGTCATCCGGGATTGGGTAGGAGTATGTCCGTCTTTACCAATCACCTCTCCCACCGCTTCCTGACTCTCGCTCCCGATTTACGGGGATACGGCAATAGTCGAGCTCAGTTCGACTTTATGATGACTGATCACTTGATTGACTTGGAAGCTCTTCTAGACCGCTTTCAGATTGACCGTTGTCTTGTCCTTGGCTGGTCACTGGGAGGAATTCTCGCCATGGAACTCGCCCTAAAACTCCCCAAACGAGTCAGCGGCATGATTTTGATCGCCACAGCCGCCCGACCGAGAGGGAGTCATCCACCCATTAGCTGGGAGGATAATCTTTACACGGGGATTGCTTCGCTGATCAATCGGGTGGTGCCTGGGTGGCAGTGGAATATTGACACGTTTGGCAAGCGATCGCTTTATCGCTACCTAATCCAACAACATACGCCTCAGGCTTATGAGTACCTCGCCTTTGAAGCCATGTCAGCCTATTTACAAACCTCAGCCGCTGCCACAAGAGCGCTTAACCTTGCGTTGAAATCTGGATATAATAGGCTTCCTGACTTAGAAAAAATTCAATGTCCCTGCTTAGTGATGGCTGGGGCAGGGGATAGGCACATCACGATGGAATCGAGTCGCGAGACGGCTCAACATCTCAAGAATAGCCAGTGGCAGTGCTACCCCAATACAGCCCACCTCTTTCCCTGGGAGATTTCCCAGCAGGTACTCAGGGACATTGATGGATGGATTCAAATCAATCCTCAAGTCCTAACTTAG
- a CDS encoding GIY-YIG nuclease family protein: protein MPTNDSELQAQARKILDAIAFTPFEQCQPLSREFDNIPTRPGIYAIRHKTDGLLYIGKTKSLRGRFSGGHKAFLWAWLDKYSDEDIRIAMQTISHWGNPALLLELEAIILRATEPPYNVQIPTER from the coding sequence ATGCCGACAAACGACTCTGAACTGCAAGCCCAGGCTCGAAAAATCCTGGATGCAATCGCCTTCACTCCCTTTGAGCAATGCCAGCCCTTGAGCCGCGAGTTTGACAACATTCCTACTCGTCCTGGCATCTATGCAATCAGACACAAAACTGATGGATTACTTTACATCGGTAAAACCAAGAGTCTACGTGGACGCTTCAGTGGTGGGCACAAAGCCTTTTTATGGGCATGGCTAGACAAATATAGTGATGAGGACATTCGGATTGCAATGCAGACAATTTCTCACTGGGGTAACCCTGCGTTACTATTGGAGCTAGAAGCCATCATCTTGAGAGCCACAGAACCCCCTTACAACGTCCAAATTCCAACCGAAAGGTGA
- a CDS encoding CAP domain-containing protein, giving the protein MRRVQFWAFAPLTLLATFSSTSWVVASTNLNYTPAELSPKTTILLAQADNLGQAVLDEINQVRSNPSAYADLIERTRNSIRTQEGSSVIDETIQFLRLTPPKPPLTSSRGLTQAARDHVNDQRPKGSIGHDGSDGSNPGTRINRYGSFQTTWGENISYGMNKARSVVMQLLIDDGVPSRGHRKSIVDPDYRVAGVACGSHARYRTMCVIDYAGGYTERDSKSSNLGGYLAKWE; this is encoded by the coding sequence ATGCGCCGAGTTCAATTTTGGGCATTTGCTCCACTTACCCTACTAGCCACTTTCTCTTCCACTAGCTGGGTTGTGGCAAGTACAAACCTCAACTACACCCCAGCGGAACTTTCGCCTAAAACAACTATTCTCCTGGCTCAGGCAGATAATTTAGGACAGGCGGTGCTTGATGAGATCAACCAAGTGCGCTCCAACCCATCCGCCTACGCGGACTTGATTGAGCGTACAAGAAACTCAATCCGAACTCAGGAAGGTTCGAGTGTAATCGATGAAACCATTCAATTTCTGCGCTTAACTCCTCCTAAACCCCCCCTGACTAGCTCTAGAGGACTGACCCAAGCTGCCAGAGATCACGTCAACGACCAAAGACCAAAAGGCAGTATCGGTCACGATGGCAGTGATGGCAGCAATCCTGGCACTAGAATCAATCGCTACGGCTCCTTTCAAACAACATGGGGCGAAAATATTAGTTACGGGATGAACAAGGCTCGATCTGTAGTGATGCAGTTACTTATTGACGACGGGGTTCCTAGTCGCGGTCACAGAAAAAGCATTGTTGACCCAGATTATCGAGTGGCTGGAGTTGCCTGTGGCTCTCACGCTCGGTACCGCACGATGTGCGTGATTGATTATGCTGGGGGATACACCGAACGCGACAGTAAAAGTTCTAATTTAGGAGGCTACTTGGCTAAATGGGAGTGA